A stretch of Carnobacteriaceae bacterium zg-C25 DNA encodes these proteins:
- a CDS encoding CamS family sex pheromone protein yields MKNLKKFATMACVLLLAACSTPSNTNVSKTKQEESVGPQTTQAGVYAGDYRMIFLDGKYPVSKARGVTAGLTTATNVSEFENGLMDISKSHFSPDKYYFLEGQFITQEEVTKWLGVQTDANPDGLNVTTPGQKDAIVSILEQDYMLQVDGNFELNGISIGIGLNPEIHSTITLSDEQLLQIGKSAANKILHRLRQKDGMGSIPIVFGLYKQSVSNGLSRGVYLESSVSKSGETMGNWSQAKIEKRVFPVDTDKSEEFVIFSQFKKNVESFFPNLNGVVAEATFGNASLTKLNITITTQFFGQAELIGLSQYLVEQASVYNRENLQVVIQVQSVRGTEVVVSKNAKDTQFTTVILK; encoded by the coding sequence GTGAAAAATTTAAAAAAATTCGCAACAATGGCATGTGTACTCCTGCTAGCAGCGTGCTCTACGCCATCAAATACGAATGTATCGAAAACAAAGCAAGAAGAAAGTGTTGGTCCTCAAACAACGCAAGCGGGTGTTTATGCGGGAGACTACCGTATGATTTTCCTTGATGGAAAGTATCCGGTATCAAAAGCTCGTGGGGTGACAGCTGGATTAACAACTGCAACAAATGTGAGTGAATTTGAAAATGGATTGATGGATATTTCAAAAAGCCATTTTTCCCCTGATAAGTATTACTTTTTAGAAGGTCAATTTATTACGCAAGAAGAAGTTACGAAATGGTTAGGTGTCCAAACGGATGCTAATCCGGATGGGTTAAACGTAACAACACCCGGTCAAAAAGATGCTATCGTGTCTATTTTAGAACAAGATTACATGTTACAAGTTGACGGTAATTTTGAATTAAATGGCATTAGCATTGGTATCGGTCTTAACCCAGAAATCCACTCTACTATTACGTTGAGTGATGAGCAATTGTTACAAATTGGAAAATCAGCCGCCAATAAAATTTTACACCGTTTACGTCAAAAAGACGGTATGGGCAGTATTCCAATTGTTTTTGGATTGTACAAACAATCGGTAAGTAACGGATTATCACGTGGTGTGTATTTAGAGTCTAGTGTATCTAAATCAGGTGAAACGATGGGTAATTGGTCGCAAGCCAAAATTGAAAAACGTGTTTTCCCTGTTGATACGGATAAATCAGAAGAGTTTGTCATCTTTTCTCAATTCAAGAAAAATGTAGAATCATTTTTCCCGAATTTAAATGGAGTTGTGGCTGAAGCGACTTTTGGCAATGCGTCATTAACGAAATTAAACATTACAATTACCACACAATTTTTTGGACAAGCAGAATTAATCGGTTTATCACAATATCTTGTAGAACAAGCAAGTGTGTATAACCGTGAAAATTTACAAGTTGTCATTCAAGTGCAATCCGTTCGTGGAACGGAAGTTGTTGTATCTAAAAACGCCAAAGATACACAATTCACTACGGTGATCTTAAAATAA
- the ligA gene encoding NAD-dependent DNA ligase LigA, with translation MKERIEWLKKELQQHNYQYYVLDNPRISDSEYDALYRELVALEEKYPQWITTDSPTQRVGGQVLEGFSKITHKSPMLSLSNAFSYEDLVQFDQRVKESARSVEYSVELKIDGLAISLIYENGVLKTGATRGDGMTGEDITSNIKAIASIPLRLQKPLTLEARGECFMPKQAFAKLNDEREALGETVFANPRNAAAGTLRQLDAKVVASRQLDAFFYAGEIEGTLTQVELLKALQESGLKINSMTQTCDTIEQVWDYIAKINDERHRLPYDIDGVVIKVNRFDVREEVGYTNKAPKWAIAYKFPAQEATTTLMDIEWSVGRTGVQTPTAVMEPVVLAGSTVQRASLHNMDLIREKDIRIGDTVVIHKAGDIIPEIKRVVLEKRLENAPVYSEPTHCVACDSPLIRFDGEVALRCVNPSCTAQLKEGVAHFVSRQAMNITGLGDKVSAKLFDAHLIHDVADIYALTLEQLLNLDKVREKSATKLLQSIEQSKQNSLERLIFGLGIRHVGIKQATQLAMHYQTMDALCQASTLELSGIDGIGGVVAQSIENYLALESVQNVLTRLKEASVNMNYLGVPLAQIAQQNSVFSNQVIVLTGKLEHLTRQEATDMMTQLGAKVTQSVSAKTTLLVAGSDAGSKLKKAQALNVPIWDENRLIEELKKAEQ, from the coding sequence ATGAAAGAAAGAATTGAATGGCTAAAAAAAGAATTACAACAACATAATTATCAATACTACGTTTTAGATAATCCGCGTATTAGTGATAGTGAGTATGACGCGTTGTATCGTGAGTTAGTCGCGTTAGAAGAAAAATATCCGCAGTGGATTACGACTGATTCGCCAACACAGCGTGTCGGTGGGCAAGTGTTAGAAGGGTTTTCCAAAATTACGCACAAATCGCCGATGTTGAGTTTATCCAATGCGTTTTCGTATGAAGATTTAGTCCAATTTGATCAGCGCGTTAAAGAATCAGCGCGCAGTGTTGAGTATTCTGTTGAACTGAAAATCGACGGATTGGCGATATCTTTAATTTACGAAAATGGTGTTTTAAAAACTGGTGCAACGCGTGGAGACGGCATGACGGGAGAAGATATTACGTCTAATATTAAGGCGATTGCCTCCATACCGTTACGCTTGCAAAAGCCGCTAACGCTCGAAGCCCGTGGCGAATGCTTTATGCCAAAGCAGGCGTTTGCCAAATTGAACGATGAACGTGAAGCGTTAGGAGAAACCGTTTTTGCCAACCCAAGAAATGCAGCGGCGGGAACGTTACGTCAATTGGATGCAAAAGTTGTCGCTTCTCGTCAATTGGATGCGTTCTTTTATGCCGGCGAAATTGAGGGGACATTGACACAAGTGGAGCTTTTAAAAGCGTTGCAAGAAAGTGGTTTAAAAATCAATTCGATGACACAAACGTGTGACACAATTGAACAAGTGTGGGACTATATTGCTAAAATAAACGATGAGCGTCATCGTTTGCCATACGACATTGATGGTGTCGTCATTAAAGTAAACCGCTTCGACGTTCGTGAAGAAGTTGGGTATACGAATAAAGCGCCGAAATGGGCGATTGCCTATAAATTTCCGGCGCAAGAAGCAACAACGACATTAATGGATATTGAATGGTCAGTTGGACGAACGGGTGTGCAAACACCAACGGCTGTTATGGAGCCGGTAGTGCTTGCGGGGTCAACGGTGCAACGCGCTAGTTTGCATAATATGGATCTTATTCGTGAAAAAGATATTCGTATTGGTGATACGGTGGTGATTCATAAAGCGGGCGATATTATTCCAGAAATTAAACGTGTAGTACTTGAAAAACGATTAGAGAACGCACCGGTTTATTCCGAACCGACACATTGTGTAGCGTGTGATAGTCCATTAATTCGTTTTGATGGAGAAGTGGCACTACGTTGTGTGAATCCATCGTGTACGGCGCAATTAAAAGAAGGTGTGGCGCATTTTGTTTCACGACAAGCGATGAACATTACCGGTTTAGGCGATAAGGTGAGTGCAAAACTATTTGATGCGCATTTAATTCATGACGTTGCCGATATTTACGCATTGACATTGGAGCAGTTGCTAAATTTAGACAAAGTACGAGAAAAATCGGCAACAAAATTATTGCAATCCATCGAGCAAAGTAAACAAAATTCTTTAGAGCGTTTAATTTTTGGATTAGGTATACGCCATGTTGGTATTAAACAAGCAACGCAGTTAGCGATGCACTATCAAACGATGGATGCCTTATGTCAAGCTAGCACACTAGAGTTAAGTGGAATTGACGGTATCGGTGGTGTTGTAGCGCAAAGTATTGAAAACTATTTAGCGTTAGAAAGTGTCCAAAATGTATTGACGCGTCTAAAAGAAGCAAGTGTCAATATGAATTATTTAGGTGTCCCATTGGCGCAAATTGCGCAACAAAATAGCGTGTTTTCAAATCAAGTGATTGTTTTAACGGGTAAATTAGAGCACTTGACAAGACAAGAAGCAACCGATATGATGACACAACTAGGAGCGAAAGTGACACAAAGTGTGTCTGCAAAAACAACGTTACTTGTGGCAGGAAGCGATGCCGGTAGTAAGTTGAAAAAAGCGCAGGCATTAAATGTGCCAATATGGGACGAAAATCGTCTCATTGAAGAATTAAAGAAAGCAGAGCAATAA
- the pcrA gene encoding DNA helicase PcrA yields the protein MSNLLQTMNERQIEAITTTQGPLLVMAGAGSGKTRVLTHRIAYLIQEKGVQPWRVLAITFTNKAAKEMKERLEHLVGILSQDMWVSTFHAMCVKILRREAQHIGYTRSFTIVDSAEQKTLIKQILKSKNLDDKKFNDKVIAAFISDAKNMMLLPSDAKKQANDWFTGVLAECYEAYQEKLFKNQAFDFDDLIMKTVELFRNHPEVLADYQQKFQYIHVDEYQDTNKAQYELVLMLSKMHQNLCVVGDADQSIYGWRGADMHNILNFSNDFPHAKTVLLEQNYRSTQTILNAANDVIANNTQRIAKKLWTQNDVGAKIARYQAFSETDEASFVAQEIQKHTNATGCYNNCAVLYRANAQSRVIEEALMRHKIPYRIVGGLRFYDRAEIKDVLAYLRIIANPDDDLSFERVVNVPKRSVGKTSLEKLRAFALEHGISLFKAAQNVMAVGLPNKATKGVSEFVALVTQMQAYRDGSMKEMVTTLLEKSGYEEMLRQEGTLEAESRLENIQEFQSVAATFDDQESETSEDVPKLIEFLTDFALDNPRDEEDNEQAVTLMTLHAAKGLEFPVVFLVGLEESIFPSSRSVFESDDEEERRLMYVGITRAQKQLFLTNATSRLLYGQVQRNMPSRFLDEISETWLEQVGSAYRYGGSSKMGMPTTPQQKKQRINTILPKRPITTKSAGDWKVGDKVSHGKFGIGTIVRIKGSGDDCVLDIAFNEIGIKPLMASFAPITKV from the coding sequence ATGTCTAATCTATTACAAACAATGAACGAACGTCAAATCGAAGCGATAACGACTACCCAAGGTCCGTTATTAGTCATGGCTGGAGCGGGTAGTGGGAAAACACGTGTATTAACACATCGCATTGCCTATTTAATTCAAGAAAAGGGTGTTCAACCGTGGCGTGTTTTAGCCATTACGTTTACAAATAAAGCGGCTAAAGAAATGAAAGAACGTTTAGAACACCTTGTTGGAATACTGTCTCAAGATATGTGGGTGTCAACGTTTCATGCAATGTGTGTCAAAATTTTAAGACGAGAAGCACAACACATTGGCTATACGCGTAGTTTTACGATTGTGGACAGTGCTGAACAAAAAACATTAATTAAACAAATTTTAAAGAGTAAAAATTTAGACGATAAAAAATTTAACGATAAAGTCATTGCTGCCTTTATTAGCGATGCTAAAAATATGATGCTGTTACCCAGTGATGCCAAAAAACAGGCGAATGATTGGTTTACGGGCGTATTAGCAGAGTGTTATGAAGCGTATCAAGAAAAATTGTTTAAAAATCAGGCATTTGATTTTGATGATTTAATTATGAAAACGGTAGAACTATTCCGAAATCATCCGGAAGTTTTAGCAGATTATCAACAAAAATTCCAATATATTCATGTAGATGAGTATCAAGACACAAACAAAGCACAATATGAACTCGTTTTAATGTTATCAAAAATGCATCAAAATTTATGTGTCGTTGGAGATGCCGATCAAAGTATTTACGGTTGGCGTGGTGCAGATATGCACAATATTTTAAATTTTTCAAATGACTTTCCGCATGCAAAAACTGTATTATTAGAACAAAATTACCGTTCAACACAAACGATTTTAAATGCGGCAAACGATGTCATTGCAAACAACACCCAGCGAATTGCTAAAAAATTGTGGACACAAAATGATGTGGGAGCAAAAATTGCGCGTTATCAAGCGTTTTCTGAAACAGATGAAGCAAGTTTTGTAGCGCAAGAAATTCAAAAACACACAAACGCAACAGGTTGTTATAACAATTGTGCCGTTTTGTATCGTGCTAATGCGCAGTCGCGCGTGATTGAAGAAGCGTTAATGCGTCATAAAATACCGTATCGTATTGTCGGTGGGTTGCGCTTCTATGATAGAGCAGAAATTAAAGACGTGCTTGCCTATTTAAGAATCATCGCCAACCCTGATGACGATTTGAGTTTCGAACGTGTTGTCAACGTACCGAAAAGAAGTGTCGGAAAAACAAGTTTAGAAAAATTACGCGCATTTGCACTTGAACACGGTATATCTTTGTTTAAGGCGGCACAAAATGTAATGGCTGTCGGTTTGCCGAATAAAGCAACTAAAGGTGTATCTGAATTTGTGGCGCTGGTGACACAAATGCAAGCGTATCGTGATGGGTCAATGAAAGAAATGGTAACAACGCTACTTGAAAAATCAGGATATGAAGAGATGTTGCGTCAAGAAGGTACGCTGGAAGCAGAAAGTCGTTTAGAAAATATTCAAGAATTTCAATCGGTAGCGGCGACTTTTGACGATCAAGAAAGCGAAACGAGTGAAGACGTTCCTAAATTAATCGAGTTTTTAACGGATTTTGCATTAGACAATCCACGTGATGAAGAGGATAATGAACAGGCGGTTACATTGATGACGCTACATGCTGCTAAAGGTTTGGAGTTTCCCGTTGTCTTTTTAGTTGGATTAGAGGAAAGTATTTTTCCGTCAAGTCGTAGTGTGTTTGAAAGCGATGACGAAGAAGAACGTCGCTTGATGTATGTTGGTATTACACGTGCACAAAAACAGTTATTTTTAACCAATGCCACGTCACGTTTATTGTATGGGCAAGTACAACGCAATATGCCGTCACGCTTTTTAGATGAAATTAGTGAGACGTGGTTAGAACAAGTGGGTAGCGCGTATCGTTATGGCGGTTCGTCTAAAATGGGTATGCCAACAACACCACAACAAAAAAAACAGCGAATCAATACAATATTGCCGAAGCGTCCGATAACGACAAAATCGGCTGGTGACTGGAAAGTTGGCGATAAAGTGTCGCACGGTAAATTTGGTATTGGGACAATCGTTCGCATTAAAGGTAGCGGAGACGATTGTGTGCTGGATATTGCGTTCAACGAGATTGGTATTAAACCGTTAATGGCAAGTTTTGCGCCAATTACAAAAGTGTAG
- a CDS encoding IS30 family transposase — translation MQEHYNTKGKHITEKERYLIEKWKKEGKSNREIGRLLGKNHQTINNEIKRGLIDLSFHGGTIEYSAQKAQNYYNHLRLAVGRTDTWTVEKENIIREKIMQKYSPEMISQLPDMPSFTTIYTWIYKGWIAGISRKHLIYPRKTKPIKSHEKRPPRKANALSIEQRPQDINERKEIGHFEIDLVILNKNRGQQLLTLTDRKTRFEIIRLIPDKTAHSVNTALTDIQQNYLIRSLTADNGSEFLKLDEAVNCPIYYAHPFSSYERGSNENSNRLIRRWFPKGTTAVTPNEVTAVEQWINRYPRKLFNYVCPYDLPEVANLLL, via the coding sequence ATGCAAGAACACTATAACACAAAAGGCAAACATATTACAGAAAAAGAGCGTTATTTAATTGAAAAATGGAAAAAAGAAGGAAAAAGCAACCGAGAAATTGGTAGATTATTAGGTAAAAATCACCAAACGATTAATAACGAAATTAAACGCGGACTGATTGATTTATCTTTTCATGGTGGCACTATAGAATACTCTGCTCAAAAAGCACAGAACTATTATAATCATTTACGTTTAGCCGTAGGTAGAACGGATACGTGGACTGTAGAAAAAGAAAATATCATCAGAGAAAAAATTATGCAGAAATATTCCCCTGAAATGATTAGTCAATTACCGGATATGCCGTCTTTTACGACAATTTACACATGGATATATAAAGGATGGATAGCAGGTATTTCACGCAAACATTTGATTTACCCTAGAAAAACTAAGCCAATAAAATCACATGAAAAACGTCCACCAAGAAAAGCAAATGCTCTCTCTATTGAACAGCGTCCACAAGACATTAACGAACGAAAAGAAATTGGGCATTTTGAAATTGATTTAGTCATTTTAAACAAGAACCGTGGACAACAGTTATTAACATTAACAGATAGAAAAACGCGATTTGAAATCATTCGTCTTATTCCTGATAAAACTGCTCACAGCGTTAATACCGCTTTGACAGACATTCAACAAAATTACTTAATCCGCTCTTTAACAGCTGATAACGGTTCGGAGTTTTTAAAATTAGATGAAGCAGTCAATTGTCCTATTTATTACGCACATCCGTTCTCTTCTTATGAGCGTGGTAGTAATGAAAATTCAAATCGCTTGATTAGACGGTGGTTCCCAAAAGGCACAACAGCCGTTACTCCTAACGAAGTAACGGCTGTTGAACAATGGATAAATCGTTATCCACGTAAATTATTTAATTATGTATGTCCTTATGACTTGCCTGAAGTGGCTAACTTACTATTGTAA